In the genome of Nocardiopsis composta, one region contains:
- a CDS encoding winged helix-turn-helix domain-containing protein: protein MNDPTAPSGPADLAGLSPDERDRRLKQAYEAGGTSIQALARASGLPYTTVWESLQRTGATRPQDGVTDAELRRLKQDEGLTLQQIARRVGLSRGTVHRRLSRAGVPMRRGPRPREKTVDTSGLPRPPRPSVHSAAVSLAMAVVCGAGDFELAVRFGGRPGALDHRLARHGLPRVSALRRQALAAGSALGTSVEELALRFGMEAAEVRELLDEAREQRSAVLSPLETPDATEGRACAALCRLGAGLAPALNALDPPPMSGGWVGEVDAVPRGVERVAVAAGEARRALRDVVYALENLEPALKEVDAVPVEPPDRCLTTADPDAARGLHRRRRAAAAQHGLSPEVMVALRTGRLIARSRRNLHLVADAALDTRLGGDEARSARVLAEAVRAYLAPRPDRHLRALRLLAAGGRAPLQESDAECRGDGPPGKAPAAG, encoded by the coding sequence GTGAACGACCCCACCGCTCCCTCCGGACCGGCGGACCTGGCCGGCCTGAGCCCCGACGAGCGCGACCGCCGCCTCAAGCAGGCCTACGAGGCGGGCGGGACGAGCATCCAGGCATTGGCGCGCGCCTCCGGCCTGCCCTACACGACGGTGTGGGAGTCCCTGCAGCGCACAGGCGCCACCCGCCCCCAGGACGGCGTCACCGATGCGGAGCTCCGCAGGCTGAAGCAGGACGAGGGGCTCACCCTGCAGCAGATCGCCCGGCGCGTGGGGCTGTCGCGGGGCACCGTCCACCGCCGGCTGAGCAGGGCGGGGGTCCCCATGCGGCGGGGCCCTCGGCCGCGTGAGAAGACCGTCGATACCAGCGGCCTGCCGCGTCCCCCGAGGCCTTCGGTGCACTCCGCGGCCGTCTCACTGGCCATGGCGGTCGTCTGCGGCGCGGGCGACTTCGAGTTGGCCGTGCGCTTCGGCGGCAGGCCGGGAGCGCTGGACCACCGCCTGGCCCGGCACGGCCTCCCGCGGGTCTCCGCGCTGCGCCGGCAGGCGCTGGCGGCCGGCTCCGCCCTGGGGACCTCCGTCGAGGAGCTGGCCCTCCGCTTCGGCATGGAGGCGGCCGAGGTCAGAGAGCTCTTGGACGAGGCGCGCGAGCAGAGGAGCGCGGTCCTGTCCCCGCTGGAGACCCCCGACGCCACCGAGGGGCGGGCCTGCGCGGCGCTGTGCCGGCTGGGCGCCGGTCTCGCCCCCGCGCTGAACGCCCTCGATCCGCCTCCGATGAGCGGCGGATGGGTCGGCGAGGTCGACGCCGTTCCGCGCGGCGTCGAGCGGGTCGCGGTCGCTGCCGGGGAGGCCCGGCGCGCCTTGCGGGACGTCGTGTACGCACTCGAGAACCTGGAGCCGGCCCTCAAGGAGGTGGACGCCGTCCCCGTGGAGCCGCCGGACCGCTGCCTGACCACCGCCGACCCCGATGCGGCGAGGGGGCTGCACCGGAGGCGCCGGGCCGCCGCCGCGCAGCACGGCCTGTCCCCCGAGGTCATGGTGGCGCTGCGCACTGGCCGCCTGATCGCCCGTTCCCGGCGGAACCTCCATCTGGTGGCCGACGCCGCCCTGGACACCCGGCTGGGGGGCGATGAGGCGCGATCGGCGCGCGTGCTCGCCGAGGCCGTGCGGGCGTACCTCGCCCCTCGGCCGGACCGCCATCTCCGCGCCCTGCGGCTCCTCGCGGCCGGCGGCCGCGCTCCGCTGCAGGAGTCGGACGCCGAGTGCCGGGGCGACGGTCCTCCGGGGAAGGCTCCCGCAGCGGGGTGA
- a CDS encoding HAD-IC family P-type ATPase, protein MSRPFGALAAASGRAGAVRLGGVLFAVRREAGAGAAASPVPAPQGRGRRMRPPSGRGSDTTGHRGPAAPGGLPGPEEPRPWHALSPDAVLHLTGTGAGGLDRREAERRLELYGPNELPPRRGRGPVLRFLAQFHNTLIYFLLAACAATWLVGHTADAVVILAVVLVNAVVGFVQEGRAEHALNAIRAMISPRAGVLRGGTRTSAPVSELVVGDLVVLSAGDRVPADLRLLDSSALLIDEAALTGESVAAEKAPDPVPPRTGAAERTCMAYSGTLVAAGRATGVVVATGAATRIGRIGAMLEGVQRITTPLLRQINRFGRLITWIAASAGALLFAFAMLARDFAWLDALLAVVALAVAFVPEGLPAVITITLAIGVRRMAARSALIRRLAAVEALGSTTVICSDKTGTLTRNEMTVRRLYLPGRDLLVEGTGYAPEGGFADAGAPGGGDRPRPPEPVVATVLLCNDAHLRDEDGEWHAEGDPMEAALVAMGVKAGGAPERLRSAHPRLSALPFDARHRYMATLDQWPGENRIHVKGAPERVLDLCTAQASPDGSAALPLDRGAWEERVASAAHRGERVIALARRTVPAETRELTPGALEDGLVLLGLVGLIDPPRPEAVAAIAECASAGIRVTMVTGDHAGTAAAVAGMLGLAESPVVVTGAELDAMDDAEFAAAADQAQVFARTSPEHKLRIVQALQAAEHVVAMTGDGVNDAPALKQADVGVAMGRRGTEAAKEAAEIVLLDDDFASIVAAVHEGRVVHDNIRKVIAWTLPTNGGLVLVAAAAIAAGLTMPMSPLQILWINLVTAGSLGLALAFEPAEDGVMDRPPRPAEKGLLSPFTLWRLGAVSVLFLAGAVAVLAYASGRGYGIETARTMAVNAIVVMQIFYLFNVRYLHTASMNWRAVRGTPALLAALAAVAAAQFAFTYLPFMQEVFGSAPVPFWDGVGIVCVGLLLLLLLEAEKAVLRRMGRFEELRV, encoded by the coding sequence ATGTCGCGCCCCTTCGGGGCCTTGGCCGCGGCTTCCGGAAGAGCCGGTGCCGTCAGGCTGGGAGGAGTGCTGTTCGCGGTGCGGCGAGAGGCCGGGGCCGGTGCGGCGGCCTCTCCCGTCCCGGCCCCGCAGGGAAGGGGGAGGCGGATGCGCCCGCCATCCGGACGAGGGAGCGACACCACCGGCCATCGAGGCCCCGCGGCTCCGGGCGGCCTCCCGGGGCCCGAGGAGCCCCGGCCCTGGCACGCCCTCTCCCCCGATGCCGTGCTGCACCTCACCGGCACCGGCGCCGGCGGGTTGGACCGGCGGGAGGCGGAGCGGCGCCTGGAGCTGTACGGCCCCAACGAGTTGCCCCCGCGCCGGGGGCGGGGCCCCGTGCTCCGGTTCCTGGCCCAGTTCCACAACACCCTGATCTACTTCCTGCTGGCCGCCTGCGCGGCGACCTGGCTGGTGGGGCACACGGCCGACGCCGTCGTCATCCTGGCCGTCGTCCTGGTCAACGCCGTCGTCGGCTTCGTCCAGGAGGGGCGCGCCGAGCACGCGCTGAACGCCATCAGGGCGATGATCTCGCCGCGGGCCGGCGTCCTGCGCGGGGGGACGCGCACCAGCGCGCCCGTGTCCGAGCTGGTCGTCGGTGACCTCGTGGTGCTGAGCGCCGGGGACCGGGTGCCCGCCGACCTGCGCCTGCTCGACTCCAGCGCGCTGCTGATCGACGAGGCGGCGCTGACCGGAGAGTCCGTCGCCGCGGAGAAGGCCCCCGACCCGGTTCCGCCCCGGACGGGGGCCGCCGAGCGCACCTGCATGGCCTACTCCGGCACCCTGGTGGCCGCCGGCCGGGCCACCGGCGTGGTCGTGGCCACCGGCGCCGCCACCCGGATCGGCCGGATCGGCGCGATGCTCGAAGGCGTCCAGCGGATCACCACCCCCCTTCTGCGGCAGATCAACCGCTTCGGCCGGCTGATCACCTGGATCGCCGCCTCCGCCGGGGCGCTGCTGTTCGCGTTCGCGATGCTCGCCCGCGACTTCGCCTGGCTGGACGCGCTGCTCGCGGTGGTGGCCCTGGCGGTGGCGTTCGTCCCCGAGGGCCTGCCGGCCGTCATCACCATCACCCTGGCCATCGGGGTGCGCAGGATGGCCGCGCGCAGCGCGCTGATCCGCCGCCTGGCCGCGGTGGAGGCGCTCGGCTCCACGACCGTCATCTGCTCCGACAAGACGGGCACCCTGACCCGCAACGAGATGACGGTCCGCCGGCTGTACCTGCCCGGCCGCGACCTGCTGGTGGAGGGGACCGGGTACGCGCCCGAGGGCGGGTTCGCCGACGCCGGCGCCCCCGGCGGCGGCGACCGCCCGCGGCCCCCCGAACCCGTGGTGGCGACGGTGCTGCTGTGCAACGACGCGCACCTCAGGGACGAGGACGGCGAGTGGCACGCCGAAGGCGACCCCATGGAGGCCGCCCTGGTGGCGATGGGGGTGAAGGCGGGGGGCGCCCCCGAACGGCTCCGCTCCGCGCACCCGCGCCTGAGCGCGCTGCCCTTCGACGCGCGCCACCGCTACATGGCCACCCTCGACCAGTGGCCCGGCGAGAACCGGATACACGTCAAGGGAGCCCCCGAGCGGGTGCTGGACCTGTGCACCGCCCAGGCGTCGCCGGACGGCTCCGCCGCCCTGCCGCTGGACCGCGGGGCGTGGGAGGAGCGCGTCGCGTCGGCCGCGCACCGGGGCGAGAGGGTCATCGCGCTCGCCCGCCGCACGGTGCCCGCCGAGACCCGCGAGCTCACCCCCGGGGCCCTCGAGGACGGGCTGGTCCTCCTCGGCCTGGTCGGCCTCATCGACCCTCCGCGGCCCGAGGCGGTGGCGGCGATCGCCGAGTGCGCCTCGGCGGGGATCAGGGTCACGATGGTGACCGGGGACCATGCGGGGACGGCCGCGGCCGTGGCGGGCATGCTCGGACTGGCCGAGTCCCCCGTGGTGGTGACCGGGGCCGAACTCGACGCGATGGACGACGCGGAGTTCGCGGCCGCCGCGGACCAGGCGCAGGTGTTCGCGCGCACCAGCCCGGAGCACAAGCTGCGGATCGTCCAGGCGCTGCAGGCCGCGGAGCACGTGGTCGCCATGACGGGCGACGGCGTCAACGACGCCCCCGCCCTCAAGCAGGCCGATGTGGGGGTGGCGATGGGCCGCCGCGGGACCGAGGCCGCGAAGGAGGCTGCGGAGATCGTCCTGCTCGACGACGACTTCGCCTCCATCGTCGCCGCCGTGCACGAGGGGCGCGTGGTCCACGACAACATCCGCAAGGTGATCGCCTGGACCCTGCCGACCAACGGGGGCCTGGTCCTGGTGGCGGCGGCCGCCATCGCCGCGGGCCTCACGATGCCGATGAGCCCGCTGCAGATCCTGTGGATCAACCTCGTCACCGCCGGGAGCCTCGGCCTGGCCCTGGCCTTCGAGCCCGCGGAGGACGGGGTGATGGACAGGCCTCCCAGGCCCGCGGAGAAGGGCCTGCTGTCGCCGTTCACCCTGTGGCGGCTGGGCGCCGTCTCGGTGCTCTTCCTGGCGGGGGCCGTCGCGGTGCTCGCCTATGCGTCGGGCCGGGGCTACGGCATCGAGACGGCCCGCACCATGGCGGTCAACGCCATCGTGGTCATGCAGATCTTCTACCTGTTCAACGTGCGCTACCTGCACACCGCCTCGATGAACTGGCGGGCCGTCCGGGGCACCCCGGCGCTGCTCGCGGCCCTGGCCGCGGTGGCGGCGGCCCAGTTCGCCTTCACCTACCTGCCGTTCATGCAGGAGGTCTTCGGCTCCGCCCCCGTTCCGTTCTGGGACGGGGTGGGGATCGTCTGCGTCGGCCTGCTCCTCCTGCTGCTCCTGGAGGCGGAGAAGGCCGTCCTGCGCCGGATGGGCCGCTTCGAGGAACTCCGCGTCTAG
- a CDS encoding tripartite tricarboxylate transporter permease, producing the protein MGDLASLMQGFGDAVSPANLLWALLGVTIGTAVGVLPGIGPALTVALLLPLTFRLDPAAALIMFAGIYYGGMYGGSTTSILLNTPGESASMVTALEGNRMARAGRAAAALATAAIGSFVAGTVGTVGLTFLAPVVADFAVGFGPPEYVALMALAFVTVSALLGASLLKGLAGLLIGVGIGLVGIDPQSGEARLAFGVPSLLDGVDVVVVVVALFALGETFSRVLRGTGGETVEPIRSRAVLSRSDWRRSWPAWLRGAGIGFPIGSLPAGGAEVPTFLSYSAEKRLSKHPEEFGKGAIEGVAGPEAANNAAAAGVLVPLLTIGLPTSATAAVILTAFQSYGLQPGPQLFSESGPLLWTLVASLYIGNVMLLVLNLPLVRLWARLLTIPAYAIYAAVMVFATLGTFASGGTTADLIVLYALGLLALLMRTAGIPIAPAVVGLILGPLLEQQLRRALALSQGDPAVLVSSPLTVVLWALIALALLLPFAMRAVRRGTGPAPAPGGDGPGGEKEEDADAPAPRS; encoded by the coding sequence ATGGGCGACCTCGCTTCACTGATGCAGGGCTTCGGCGACGCGGTGTCGCCGGCCAACCTGCTGTGGGCGCTGCTCGGCGTCACCATCGGCACCGCGGTCGGCGTGCTGCCCGGCATCGGCCCCGCCCTGACCGTGGCGCTGCTGCTGCCGCTGACCTTCCGGCTCGACCCCGCGGCCGCGCTCATCATGTTCGCCGGCATCTACTACGGCGGCATGTACGGCGGATCGACCACCTCCATCCTGCTCAACACACCCGGCGAGAGCGCCTCGATGGTCACCGCGCTGGAGGGCAACCGGATGGCGCGGGCCGGCCGCGCCGCGGCGGCCCTGGCCACTGCGGCCATCGGCAGCTTCGTCGCCGGCACGGTGGGCACGGTCGGGCTGACGTTCCTGGCGCCGGTCGTCGCCGACTTCGCGGTGGGCTTCGGCCCGCCCGAGTACGTCGCGCTGATGGCGCTGGCCTTCGTCACCGTCAGCGCGCTGCTCGGCGCGAGCCTGCTGAAGGGCCTGGCTGGCCTGCTGATCGGCGTCGGCATCGGCCTGGTCGGCATCGACCCGCAGAGCGGCGAGGCGCGGCTGGCCTTCGGGGTCCCCTCGCTGCTGGACGGCGTCGACGTGGTCGTGGTCGTGGTGGCGCTGTTCGCGCTGGGGGAGACCTTCAGCCGGGTGCTGCGCGGCACCGGCGGCGAGACCGTGGAGCCGATCCGCAGCCGGGCGGTGCTCTCCCGCTCCGACTGGCGGCGGTCCTGGCCGGCCTGGCTGCGCGGCGCCGGCATCGGCTTCCCGATCGGCAGCCTGCCGGCCGGCGGCGCCGAGGTGCCGACCTTCCTCAGCTACAGCGCCGAGAAGCGCCTGTCCAAGCACCCGGAGGAGTTCGGCAAGGGCGCGATCGAGGGCGTCGCCGGACCGGAGGCCGCCAACAACGCCGCGGCGGCGGGCGTGCTGGTGCCGCTGCTCACCATCGGGCTGCCCACCTCGGCCACCGCCGCGGTCATCCTCACCGCGTTCCAGTCCTACGGCCTGCAGCCCGGGCCCCAGCTGTTCAGCGAGTCCGGTCCGCTGCTGTGGACCCTGGTCGCCAGCCTCTACATCGGCAACGTCATGCTGCTGGTGCTGAACCTGCCGCTGGTGCGGCTGTGGGCGCGGCTGCTGACCATCCCCGCCTACGCCATCTACGCGGCGGTCATGGTGTTCGCGACCCTGGGCACCTTCGCCTCCGGCGGCACCACCGCGGACCTGATCGTCCTCTACGCGCTCGGGCTGCTCGCGCTGCTCATGCGCACCGCGGGCATCCCGATCGCCCCCGCGGTGGTCGGCCTCATCCTGGGCCCGCTGCTCGAACAGCAGCTGCGGCGCGCGCTGGCGCTCTCCCAGGGGGATCCGGCGGTGCTGGTCTCCAGCCCGCTGACGGTGGTGCTGTGGGCCCTGATCGCGCTGGCCCTCCTGCTGCCGTTCGCGATGCGCGCCGTGCGCCGCGGCACCGGCCCCGCACCGGCCCCCGGCGGCGACGGCCCCGGCGGGGAGAAGGAGGAGGACGCGGACGCGCCGGCACCGCGCTCCTGA